One window from the genome of Pedobacter schmidteae encodes:
- a CDS encoding sodium/solute symporter (Members of the Solute:Sodium Symporter (SSS), TC 2.A.21 as described in tcdb.org, catalyze solute:Na+ symport. Known solutes for members of the family include sugars, amino acids, nucleosides, inositols, vitamins, urea or anions, depending on the system.), with translation MNTSLVAADYVVFIFYFLIVSGYGYYIYHQRKKNEHDAKAFFLAEGTLTWWAIGASLIASNISAEQFIGMSGEGFFLGIAVAAYEWIAAIALIIVAVWFIPVYLKNKIYTMPQFLKTRYNESVALIMAVFWLFLYVFVNLTSILYLGAVAINGLTGGDYLHVIMIGLAVFALIISLGGMKVVAYTDVIQVAVLIFGGLVTTYIALTVVGQKFGVGANAIAGFNVLMEQAPEHFKMIIPKPTAASTQNEISKYLTFPGMASYVAGIWIINLNYWGCNQYITQRALGADLQTARTGILFAGFLKLLMPLIVMLPGIAAFVLYKGGHLPQLIGGKDGAYSAILTFLPTGLKGLSVAALTAAIVASLAGKVNSISTIFTLDIYSKYFKKGTEQRNLVFVGRATVFVGMTLAVLFTWNDLLGIGGAGGFTFIQKYTGFISPGVFAMFILGMFWKRTTGSAAIAGVLAGFLFSVFFNEMAPGILGNDTFLYTAYPNASGAYEIPFHICMGLSFGFTMLIMIGMSLAGPKVNPKAFELDKSMFKVAPSTMALIVITLLIIAALYVKFW, from the coding sequence ATGAACACTAGTTTAGTAGCTGCAGATTATGTAGTTTTCATCTTCTACTTTTTAATTGTATCCGGTTATGGGTATTACATTTATCACCAGCGTAAAAAAAATGAGCATGATGCCAAAGCCTTTTTTCTGGCCGAAGGTACACTGACCTGGTGGGCCATTGGGGCTTCGTTAATTGCCTCCAACATCTCTGCCGAGCAGTTTATTGGTATGAGTGGTGAGGGCTTTTTTCTGGGTATTGCGGTTGCCGCTTACGAATGGATTGCCGCCATTGCCCTAATCATTGTAGCAGTATGGTTTATCCCTGTATATCTTAAAAATAAGATTTACACAATGCCGCAGTTCCTGAAAACCCGCTATAACGAATCGGTAGCCTTGATAATGGCGGTATTCTGGTTGTTTTTATATGTTTTTGTAAATCTTACCTCTATCCTTTATCTGGGTGCGGTAGCCATTAACGGCTTAACAGGTGGCGACTACCTCCACGTCATTATGATCGGCCTTGCTGTTTTTGCATTGATCATTTCGCTGGGCGGAATGAAGGTAGTGGCTTATACGGACGTAATCCAGGTTGCCGTATTGATTTTTGGCGGACTGGTAACCACCTATATTGCCCTGACCGTAGTAGGTCAGAAATTTGGTGTAGGTGCCAACGCCATTGCCGGATTTAATGTGTTGATGGAGCAAGCTCCTGAGCACTTTAAAATGATTATCCCTAAACCCACAGCTGCATCTACACAAAATGAGATCAGCAAGTACCTTACCTTCCCAGGCATGGCTTCTTATGTTGCCGGTATCTGGATCATCAACCTGAACTATTGGGGCTGTAACCAGTACATCACACAACGTGCTTTAGGGGCCGACCTGCAGACCGCCAGAACGGGTATCTTATTTGCCGGCTTTTTAAAGCTACTGATGCCTTTAATTGTTATGTTGCCCGGAATTGCTGCCTTTGTTTTATACAAAGGCGGACATTTGCCACAGCTAATTGGCGGTAAAGACGGCGCCTACTCGGCGATACTTACCTTCTTACCAACCGGACTTAAGGGCTTATCGGTAGCCGCACTTACCGCTGCCATTGTTGCTTCGCTAGCGGGTAAAGTAAACAGTATCTCTACGATTTTTACCCTGGACATTTATTCAAAATATTTCAAGAAGGGTACAGAACAACGGAACCTGGTTTTTGTAGGCCGGGCAACCGTCTTTGTAGGTATGACCCTGGCTGTACTTTTTACCTGGAACGATTTGCTGGGCATTGGTGGTGCAGGTGGTTTTACCTTTATCCAGAAATATACCGGCTTTATCAGTCCGGGTGTTTTCGCCATGTTTATTCTGGGGATGTTTTGGAAAAGAACTACAGGCAGCGCTGCCATTGCAGGAGTGCTGGCCGGATTCCTATTTTCCGTTTTCTTTAACGAAATGGCACCAGGGATTTTAGGTAACGACACGTTTTTATATACGGCCTATCCGAATGCTTCAGGTGCTTACGAAATTCCGTTTCACATTTGTATGGGGTTATCTTTTGGTTTTACAATGCTGATTATGATTGGAATGAGTTTGGCAGGGCCTAAGGTAAATCCTAAGGCATTTGAATTGGATAAGAGCATGTTTAAGGTTGCTCCATCTACGATGGCACTGATTGTGATTACCTTATTGATTATTGCGGCTTTGTATGTGAAATTTTGGTAA
- a CDS encoding DUF4194 domain-containing protein, giving the protein MSNLQDKLKPYSKAVVKLLKNGTVYNSSSVWDELLYYQDEIQDYINVMGLELILRKDDGLAFVTQFEDNEGNTLGLISRRQIGFEASIVLVVLRQLLEEFDHNPTQMQSAEKFIRHTGIREEVELFLPEKYNRVKLLQELDTCIKRLLELGYLKVVKAEADPLYQIQRVIKDKVTLDILKDFKLKLEEYV; this is encoded by the coding sequence ATGAGCAATCTGCAGGACAAGCTGAAACCCTATTCAAAAGCGGTGGTAAAGCTGTTAAAGAATGGGACGGTATACAATAGCTCTTCGGTATGGGATGAGCTGTTGTATTACCAGGACGAAATACAGGATTATATAAATGTGATGGGCCTGGAGCTCATCCTGAGAAAAGATGACGGACTAGCCTTTGTGACTCAGTTTGAGGACAATGAAGGCAATACGCTGGGCTTGATCAGCAGGCGCCAGATTGGCTTTGAGGCCTCAATTGTGTTGGTAGTATTGCGGCAATTGCTGGAAGAGTTTGACCATAATCCTACACAAATGCAGTCGGCCGAGAAATTTATCAGGCATACCGGTATCAGAGAAGAGGTGGAGCTGTTTTTACCAGAAAAATACAATAGGGTTAAATTGCTGCAGGAATTGGATACCTGTATCAAGCGATTACTGGAATTGGGCTACCTGAAAGTGGTTAAAGCCGAAGCTGATCCCTTGTATCAGATACAGCGGGTAATTAAGGATAAAGTGACATTGGATATATTAAAAGATTTTAAATTAAAGCTGGAAGAGTATGTATAG
- a CDS encoding ribulokinase, whose translation MSKDQYVIGIDYGSDSVRSVIINASNGAELASSVFYYPRWQKGLFCDPADNQFRQHPLDYIEGLEQSIKDCIRKAGAGVAPSIRAIAVDTTGSTPVAVNRQGVPLALLPEFEQNPNAMFVLWKDHTSVKEAIQINQHAAKYNINYLQYCGGIYSSEWFWAKLLHILRADEAVKAACYSWVEHCDWIPFLLTGGRDILEMKRSRCAAGHKALWAEAFDGLPPNDFFAALDPLLDGFTDRLYQETYTADEQAGTLTADWAARLGLSTDVVVSVGAFDAHMGAVGGQIEPYFLSKVMGTSTCDILTVPKADIDGKLIKGICGQVNGSVIPGMLGLEAGQSAFGDVYAWFKEVLAWPLKNLLRHSALLDESTRLALEQELLDQLIPELSKQASALPQTADDELAVDWLNGRRTPDANQELKGAISNLDLGSDAPRIFRALVEATCFGAKNIVDRFIEEGIPVKGIIGIGGVAKKSPFVMQTMANVLNMPIKVHQFEHTCALGAAMFAAVAAGLYPSVEDAMKDMGSGFDREYQPEPEKVAYYKTRFEQYKALGAFIETKTRTEHHITANV comes from the coding sequence ATGAGCAAAGATCAATACGTTATTGGGATTGATTATGGATCGGATTCTGTGCGTTCAGTAATCATCAACGCAAGCAATGGAGCAGAGCTGGCTTCATCCGTTTTCTATTATCCACGCTGGCAGAAGGGTTTATTCTGCGATCCGGCAGACAACCAATTCAGACAACATCCGTTAGACTATATTGAAGGACTGGAACAGAGCATAAAAGACTGTATCCGTAAAGCCGGTGCAGGGGTTGCCCCCTCCATTCGGGCAATTGCGGTAGATACAACCGGATCTACTCCGGTAGCTGTAAACCGACAAGGCGTGCCTTTGGCCTTGCTGCCCGAATTTGAGCAAAATCCGAATGCCATGTTTGTACTTTGGAAGGACCATACTTCGGTAAAAGAGGCCATACAAATCAATCAACATGCGGCTAAATATAACATCAACTACCTTCAATATTGCGGCGGAATATATTCGTCGGAATGGTTCTGGGCCAAGTTGCTCCATATTTTACGCGCCGATGAAGCGGTAAAAGCAGCCTGTTATTCCTGGGTAGAGCATTGTGACTGGATCCCATTTCTACTGACCGGTGGCCGCGATATTTTGGAGATGAAAAGAAGCCGTTGTGCTGCAGGTCATAAAGCGCTTTGGGCGGAAGCCTTTGATGGGTTACCACCCAATGATTTCTTTGCTGCACTGGATCCTTTGCTGGATGGTTTTACCGACAGGTTGTATCAGGAAACCTATACTGCCGACGAGCAGGCCGGCACACTGACTGCCGACTGGGCTGCGCGCCTGGGATTAAGCACTGATGTTGTAGTGAGTGTGGGTGCATTTGATGCCCACATGGGTGCTGTTGGCGGACAAATAGAACCTTATTTTTTGAGCAAGGTAATGGGAACATCTACCTGCGATATTTTGACCGTACCGAAAGCTGATATTGATGGGAAATTGATAAAAGGCATTTGCGGACAGGTAAACGGTTCTGTTATTCCTGGTATGTTGGGGCTGGAAGCAGGACAATCGGCCTTTGGCGATGTGTATGCCTGGTTTAAGGAAGTTTTGGCCTGGCCTTTGAAAAACCTGCTGCGCCATTCGGCTTTACTGGATGAAAGTACGCGCCTGGCATTGGAGCAGGAATTACTGGACCAACTTATTCCTGAACTGAGCAAACAGGCTTCGGCTTTGCCCCAAACAGCCGATGATGAACTGGCGGTAGACTGGCTGAACGGGAGAAGGACACCAGACGCCAACCAGGAATTAAAAGGAGCGATCAGCAATCTCGATTTAGGCAGCGACGCCCCCCGTATATTCAGGGCATTGGTAGAGGCAACTTGTTTTGGTGCCAAAAACATTGTTGACCGTTTTATAGAAGAGGGTATTCCGGTAAAAGGTATTATTGGTATTGGTGGGGTGGCCAAAAAGTCGCCTTTTGTGATGCAAACCATGGCAAATGTACTGAACATGCCCATCAAAGTACACCAGTTTGAACATACCTGCGCACTGGGCGCTGCCATGTTTGCCGCTGTAGCCGCAGGCCTGTACCCAAGTGTGGAAGATGCGATGAAAGATATGGGCAGTGGTTTTGACAGGGAATATCAACCGGAGCCGGAAAAGGTAGCTTATTACAAAACCCGTTTCGAGCAATACAAAGCATTAGGTGCCTTCATTGAAACAAAGACCAGAACTGAACACCACATCACAGCAAATGTTTAA
- the araA gene encoding L-arabinose isomerase — translation MISLKNLEVWFITGTQHLYGEDTLKQVALHAQQVAASLDSAQDIPVRVVYKPIVKTPNEIYDTLLQANTNANCIGVITWMHTFSPAKMWIRGLNILQKPLLHLHTQFNRDIPWDSIDMDFMNLNQSAHGDREFGFIVTRMRKDRKVVVGHWQDEEVLKEIGTWTRAAAGWHDWQGAKFVRFGDNMRYVAVTDGDKVEAELKFGFEVNTHGIGDLVAVINNIPETDIQELLTEYEATYTMSADLLRGGDRHDSVYQAAKIELGLKKFLEDGGYKGFSDTFEDLHGMVQLPGIAAQRLMAAGYGFAGEGDWKTAALVRACKVMGAGLPGGNAFMEDYTYHFDPSDAMVLGSHMLEVDASLANGKARLEVHPLGIGGKADPARLIFNVAGGAALNASIIDMGNRFRLLVNEVEAVEPKYQLPKLPVAQVLWKPLPDMKTGCAAWIYAGGAHHTAYSQNLTSAHLLDFANIAGIEYVNIGADTNINQFRNELHWNEVFYK, via the coding sequence ATGATCAGTTTAAAAAATTTAGAAGTATGGTTTATCACAGGTACGCAACACCTTTATGGAGAAGATACATTAAAGCAAGTTGCATTACATGCACAGCAGGTTGCAGCATCGCTGGATAGTGCACAGGACATTCCCGTACGTGTAGTTTATAAACCAATTGTAAAGACACCAAATGAGATTTATGACACGCTTTTACAGGCCAATACCAATGCCAATTGTATTGGTGTAATTACCTGGATGCATACTTTTTCTCCGGCAAAAATGTGGATCAGGGGATTAAACATCCTTCAGAAACCTTTGCTGCACCTGCATACTCAATTTAACCGCGACATACCATGGGATAGCATTGATATGGACTTTATGAACCTGAACCAAAGCGCACATGGTGACCGTGAATTTGGTTTTATAGTAACCCGAATGCGCAAAGACCGCAAAGTGGTGGTTGGGCACTGGCAGGATGAAGAGGTACTGAAAGAGATTGGTACCTGGACACGTGCCGCAGCCGGATGGCATGACTGGCAAGGAGCCAAATTTGTCCGTTTTGGCGATAATATGCGCTACGTGGCGGTAACCGATGGAGACAAAGTAGAAGCAGAACTTAAATTTGGTTTTGAGGTGAATACTCATGGCATTGGCGACCTGGTAGCGGTTATCAATAACATTCCAGAAACCGACATCCAGGAATTGCTGACCGAATATGAGGCCACTTATACCATGAGTGCAGACTTGTTGCGTGGCGGCGACCGACATGATTCCGTTTACCAGGCTGCAAAAATAGAGCTCGGTCTGAAGAAATTTTTAGAAGACGGAGGATATAAAGGTTTCAGTGATACTTTTGAAGACCTGCATGGCATGGTCCAGCTGCCCGGTATTGCTGCGCAACGCCTGATGGCAGCAGGATATGGCTTTGCCGGAGAGGGCGACTGGAAAACTGCGGCCCTGGTGAGGGCCTGTAAAGTAATGGGTGCCGGATTACCAGGTGGCAATGCTTTTATGGAGGATTACACGTATCACTTTGATCCTTCTGATGCGATGGTACTGGGTTCGCATATGCTGGAAGTTGATGCTTCACTGGCCAATGGAAAAGCCCGTCTGGAAGTACATCCATTAGGAATTGGAGGTAAGGCCGACCCTGCCAGGCTGATTTTTAATGTAGCCGGAGGAGCCGCACTCAATGCATCTATCATCGACATGGGAAACCGTTTCCGTTTGCTGGTCAATGAGGTGGAAGCCGTGGAACCAAAATATCAGCTTCCTAAACTTCCGGTAGCACAGGTATTGTGGAAACCACTTCCGGATATGAAAACAGGTTGTGCGGCATGGATATATGCCGGAGGTGCACATCATACCGCCTATAGCCAGAACCTGACCTCAGCTCATCTATTGGACTTTGCTAATATAGCAGGTATTGAATATGTAAACATCGGCGCAGATACGAACATCAATCAGTTTAGAAATGAACTGCACTGGAACGAAGTCTTTTATAAATAA
- a CDS encoding L-ribulose-5-phosphate 4-epimerase: MSNYQDIKEKAYQANMQLPKLGLVLFTFGNASAADRSKGVFAIKPSGVAYDELTPEKMVIIDFDGHTVEGTLRPSSDTQTHAVLYKHWTEIGGIVHTHSTYGTAWAQSQRPIPIYGTTHADHLTADIPCAPPMPDDMIKGNYEYETGFQIINHFKATGLSYQEVEMILVGNHAPFTWGKTAEKAVYNSAVLEEVGRMALLTEQIRNDVPKLKEALIKKHYERKHGADSYYGQ, encoded by the coding sequence ATGAGCAATTATCAAGACATTAAAGAAAAAGCTTACCAGGCAAATATGCAGTTACCCAAACTGGGCCTGGTGCTATTTACCTTCGGTAATGCCAGCGCGGCCGACCGAAGCAAGGGGGTATTTGCCATAAAACCCAGCGGTGTGGCATACGACGAACTAACACCAGAAAAAATGGTGATTATTGACTTTGATGGCCACACTGTTGAAGGCACACTTCGCCCTTCATCGGACACCCAAACCCATGCGGTACTGTATAAACATTGGACCGAAATTGGTGGCATTGTACACACCCATTCCACGTACGGAACGGCCTGGGCACAGTCGCAACGACCAATTCCGATTTATGGCACTACGCATGCAGATCACCTGACAGCCGACATCCCCTGCGCCCCTCCTATGCCAGATGACATGATCAAAGGAAACTACGAATATGAAACAGGTTTTCAGATCATCAATCATTTCAAAGCAACAGGTTTGAGTTATCAGGAGGTAGAAATGATTCTGGTAGGTAATCATGCTCCTTTTACCTGGGGAAAAACAGCCGAAAAAGCGGTATACAACAGTGCTGTGCTGGAAGAAGTGGGACGTATGGCGCTGCTTACCGAGCAGATCCGCAACGATGTACCTAAATTAAAAGAAGCCCTCATTAAAAAGCATTACGAAAGAAAACACGGTGCTGATTCCTATTACGGACAATAA
- a CDS encoding ATP-binding protein: MYSLFSTSSDKAGFRLQYMEVYNWGTFDGEIFRINPRGNNSLLTGANASGKSTFIDALLTLLVPVKNDRFYNQSSGAEKKGDRTEESYVYGHYGNIQKEGENSTTTQKLRDHTTYSVLLACFENTDGQVVTLFQLRWFSNGELKRSFGIGRVPLEIEKDFTPFDGKGNWKKRLEKLYNTGIQKKRIEFQEGPVKYAERMAQLLGMRSAKASSLFNQVVGVKVLDDLDDFIRVNMLELQDAEYEFLQLKENFMTLMDAKVNIEKAKEQIAQLIPINELAKNLEEIGQRLKTLENDKEVAVYWFTAKGTELTGLELDDLKARLAILLAEIEKLKLKEDDLKVQERDMAISIANDEVEKQIEKLAEDISKLERSRDQSKHRYDSYNALATGLGLQVNPDMQAFEQSKKLAAQKKKECDKQREAADEIMRQARNEEDQLKEQSELLINTVESLQKNKSNISGREAEIRDEILAHIGAAPEEIPFIGELVRVREEDSDWELAIEKVLHNFALRMVVPEKYYRQVNAYVNNTNLRGRITYQRFQGYTSLGSLRRRGNDDDLLVNKLEFRTDSKYAEWLEDTIAGQFDYTCADSLESFNHFTEKALTREGLIKGVKGKHEKDDRAHVSKRENFVLGWDNKEKISLLKKELSLLHLQQDAKKQNLKNQAENLKQVDLTKERLATFLTAFTSFDDLNWSVFAKEIQEKQSLKQSLEKTNDKNRVLKDQLKAVRLNLTTNGIELEAKNKQKYRQEDRLEELQQELDRYRETLGIFRDKQVDLNAFEAAHPDLKDIDYASFIKANDAFREHNRTETTRLERERNSKEHVAIIKINAFKQPPEEITQKFKDWRSDVNALPDSANLEFIGEYQRLLKRLQEDNLPRHEKKFDEYLQETITNKIADFRMFFENWSDAIKENIKVLNDALREIDFKSSPKTYIQLVIPTKMSEDVKEFRSALYRAIPNVKEIESMEDGKRHHFEQHIEPLIHRLEKEEWRKKVMDVRGWFSYKAEEFYKETGQKFKTYENMGQLSGGEKAQLTYTILGSAIAYQFGLTKEGLQTNSFRFIAIDEAFKAQDEDKARYLITLCKQLHLQLLVVTPSDNIHIVENDISFVHFAERKNEKNSWLYDMPIEQFKQERKQFGAA, translated from the coding sequence ATGTATAGTTTGTTTAGCACCAGCTCGGATAAAGCTGGGTTCAGGCTGCAATATATGGAGGTGTACAACTGGGGCACGTTTGACGGGGAAATTTTCCGGATCAACCCAAGGGGAAATAACTCGCTGTTGACCGGTGCAAATGCCTCAGGTAAAAGTACATTTATAGATGCTTTGCTGACTTTGCTGGTACCGGTAAAAAATGACAGGTTTTATAACCAGTCTTCCGGTGCCGAAAAAAAGGGCGACAGGACGGAAGAAAGTTATGTATATGGCCATTACGGAAATATACAAAAGGAGGGGGAAAACAGTACAACTACCCAGAAATTAAGAGATCATACCACTTATTCGGTACTGTTGGCTTGTTTTGAAAATACAGATGGACAGGTAGTTACCTTGTTTCAGTTGCGTTGGTTTAGCAATGGCGAATTGAAACGTTCGTTTGGTATAGGCCGTGTTCCCCTCGAAATAGAGAAAGATTTTACACCTTTCGATGGTAAAGGGAACTGGAAAAAAAGACTGGAAAAATTATATAATACCGGTATCCAAAAGAAAAGAATCGAGTTTCAGGAAGGCCCTGTGAAATACGCCGAGCGTATGGCACAGCTGTTGGGGATGCGTTCTGCAAAAGCCTCAAGCTTGTTTAACCAGGTGGTTGGGGTAAAAGTGCTGGATGATCTGGATGATTTTATCCGGGTAAACATGCTGGAATTACAAGATGCCGAATATGAGTTTTTGCAGCTGAAGGAGAACTTTATGACCCTGATGGATGCAAAAGTGAACATTGAAAAAGCAAAGGAGCAGATCGCTCAGTTGATTCCTATAAATGAACTGGCCAAAAATCTGGAAGAGATAGGGCAACGCTTAAAAACCCTGGAAAACGATAAAGAAGTAGCTGTTTACTGGTTTACCGCAAAAGGAACTGAATTGACCGGTCTGGAGTTGGACGATCTGAAAGCCCGCTTGGCCATACTTTTGGCAGAGATTGAAAAGCTAAAGTTAAAAGAAGACGATTTAAAGGTACAGGAAAGGGATATGGCCATTTCCATTGCCAATGATGAAGTAGAAAAGCAAATAGAAAAGCTGGCCGAAGACATCAGTAAATTGGAACGCAGCCGCGATCAGAGCAAACATAGATACGATAGTTATAATGCTTTGGCAACAGGACTTGGTTTACAGGTAAATCCGGATATGCAGGCCTTTGAACAGTCGAAAAAGCTAGCCGCACAAAAGAAAAAGGAATGTGACAAGCAAAGGGAAGCGGCAGATGAAATAATGCGCCAAGCGCGGAATGAAGAAGATCAGCTGAAAGAACAGTCGGAATTATTGATCAATACAGTTGAATCTCTTCAGAAAAATAAAAGCAATATTTCTGGTCGTGAAGCCGAAATCAGAGATGAAATTCTGGCACATATCGGTGCTGCACCTGAGGAGATTCCGTTTATTGGAGAGCTGGTAAGGGTACGGGAAGAAGACAGTGACTGGGAACTGGCGATAGAGAAAGTATTGCACAACTTTGCCCTGCGCATGGTAGTGCCCGAAAAATATTACAGACAGGTAAACGCTTATGTAAATAATACCAATTTGCGTGGAAGGATTACTTATCAGCGCTTTCAGGGATATACCTCATTAGGGAGTTTGCGCCGTAGGGGGAATGATGATGATTTGTTGGTCAATAAACTGGAATTCAGAACGGATAGTAAATATGCAGAGTGGCTGGAAGATACCATTGCCGGTCAGTTTGATTATACCTGTGCCGATAGTCTGGAGTCCTTCAACCATTTTACCGAAAAAGCACTTACCCGAGAGGGCTTGATTAAGGGGGTAAAAGGTAAACACGAAAAAGACGACAGGGCCCATGTTTCCAAACGGGAGAATTTTGTATTGGGCTGGGACAACAAGGAAAAAATAAGCTTGCTTAAAAAGGAACTGTCGTTGTTACACCTGCAGCAGGATGCGAAAAAGCAAAACCTGAAAAACCAGGCGGAAAATCTGAAACAGGTAGACCTGACAAAAGAAAGGTTAGCAACTTTCCTGACCGCTTTTACCAGCTTTGACGATTTGAACTGGTCGGTTTTTGCAAAAGAGATACAGGAGAAGCAGAGCTTGAAACAGAGTCTGGAGAAAACCAATGACAAAAACCGTGTACTAAAAGATCAGCTGAAAGCAGTGCGGTTAAATCTGACTACCAATGGCATTGAACTCGAAGCAAAAAATAAACAAAAGTATCGTCAGGAAGATCGACTGGAAGAGTTGCAGCAGGAACTGGATCGTTACAGGGAAACGCTTGGTATATTCAGAGATAAACAGGTTGATCTGAATGCTTTTGAAGCAGCTCATCCCGATCTGAAAGATATTGATTATGCGAGCTTTATTAAGGCAAATGATGCCTTTAGAGAGCATAACCGTACGGAAACAACCAGACTGGAACGTGAAAGAAACAGTAAAGAACACGTAGCTATCATCAAAATTAATGCCTTTAAACAACCACCTGAAGAAATTACTCAGAAGTTTAAAGACTGGCGTTCGGATGTAAATGCATTGCCGGATTCCGCTAATCTGGAGTTTATTGGCGAATATCAGCGTTTGTTGAAGCGCTTGCAGGAAGATAACCTGCCAAGGCACGAAAAGAAATTTGATGAGTACCTGCAGGAAACCATTACCAATAAGATTGCCGACTTCAGAATGTTCTTCGAAAATTGGTCGGATGCCATTAAGGAAAATATCAAAGTATTGAACGATGCTTTGAGGGAGATCGATTTTAAGAGCTCACCAAAAACCTATATACAATTGGTTATCCCAACCAAAATGAGCGAAGACGTTAAGGAATTCAGAAGCGCATTGTACCGGGCTATTCCGAATGTGAAGGAAATTGAAAGTATGGAAGACGGTAAGCGTCACCATTTCGAACAACATATTGAGCCTTTGATCCACAGATTGGAAAAAGAAGAATGGCGCAAAAAGGTAATGGACGTACGTGGATGGTTTAGTTATAAAGCAGAGGAGTTTTATAAAGAAACCGGACAAAAATTCAAAACCTATGAGAATATGGGCCAGCTTTCGGGAGGGGAAAAAGCCCAGCTTACTTATACTATTTTGGGCTCGGCCATCGCTTATCAGTTTGGCTTGACCAAAGAAGGGCTTCAAACCAATTCATTCCGGTTTATTGCTATTGATGAGGCCTTTAAAGCACAGGATGAAGATAAGGCACGTTACCTGATTACCTTATGTAAGCAGCTTCACCTGCAGTTGCTCGTGGTAACGCCGAGTGATAATATTCACATCGTGGAAAATGACATTTCTTTTGTCCATTTTGCTGAGCGTAAAAACGAAAAGAACTCCTGGTTATATGATATGCCAATAGAACAGTTCAAACAGGAACGTAAACAATTTGGTGCTGCCTAA